The sequence AGGAGGCATCTTTGTGCCACTTCAAAAGaggctccattcatttcaatgacATTAGCATTGTTTAACTGCAGGTTTGACAGCTTATGTCTTAACATTGAACAACTTACTCACACTTTTCTTTGCCATTTCTTTTGTTATGCTTCTCCATTCTTTTGGGACATCAGCAGGCTTTGCTTTATACTCCTTTGCAAATTCTTCATTAAATGTAGTCAGCACGTACTTCCAGTAGTCAGAGGCTTCAATACTGGGATCTGGGGGAATGTTCCAGTCAGGGTAGAATCTCCGATAGTCTTTATAGGGATGCCACTCCCCCTTTGTGTCACTATTCCTGAATTTGGTTTCGCTGAATACATTAGAGGTGCACACATTCTCGGTTAGTTTCTCGTTACTTACATGTCTGTACCTACCCAGCCCTTGTGGTCGATGCACTGATGCGTGGTGCTCTTTGTGGTCCTGGCCTCCTGCCTCACAGGGGACCTTGCAGAACGgacactgctttccacaaccAAACATCCTCTTGAACAGCTCGTCCTGCGGCTTGAATGGCAGATTGATAAGTTTCTTCTCAACATCACAACCTTGAGAAAATTCAGCCCTTAGAGCAACGGCCAGATCTTTCACATGATCCTGGAGATATTGAGCAAACTCCTTATTGTTTGAATTCTTTAGAAACAGCACTGCTCCTAACTCCTCCTCCCTGGAGATCACAAGGTCCTTATCCAGGTTGCTGCAGATCCTCTGGATAAACCATGAGGTGGTTTGGTGTCAGCTGTTTCTTTCCGGGCATTTCCAATAGCTGCTTcaatttttgttgttattgtttcaaGACGTTGGACTTGTAAATCCCCTATTTTGGcatcttttgaaaatgtctgaACAATATGATTCGATATCCAATTCTTTACAAATTTACCATAGTTTCTATGGTACAACACATAGATTTGAAAATTATCTTCATCTAGAATGTGCTTTAAAAGTGAGAACTGGAAAAATGACCGGGAACTGTATTCCAAAGACTGTCCACCAGTCAACATTTCATCTACAACGTCAACAAAGCCCTTGGGATAGACATACTCCCTCACTGCAGGCTTGAGGCAGCGCTCAGTGAATTCTTCAGCTGTTTTTCTGCATTGATCCTTCTCATGGTAAAGATCAATGAAGTTTGAACAGTACTGAGGTCTACATTTTTCCAGAGCTTTCTTGGGgtcatttttttcattgaagtGCTCATGCATCTTCTGAAATTCCCTGGCAGCGTAGCCACAGATATGGAGCTTTAGATCGAGTTCAAATTGGCTGTTGGTCTTCAGAGTCTCTACATTTTCCAGCTTTTTGTCAATTATTTGCAGTAACTCTCTTATGTAGTTATCATGATAATCTGCTTTACCTGATGTTTGCTGCGATACAAACTGCtgacatatttgtatttcatttgccatctcAGTTGCTTTGTTTTCCGGttcttttctttcaggtttcCCTGACAACATCGTCAACCTATTCCTCCACATAGACCAAAGACCTGGCTTCTCATTTACTTTCTGGCTGTGAAAGTGCTTCTCTGTTGCAATAAAGCGTGTTTGTTCACAATCGGTCAACTTTTTCACCTCACTTAATTCCTTCTGAACTTGACTGCCGTGCCTTTCTAAATTTATCCTCAATTTATTCAGTATGTCTGATACAATATCTCGTGTCTCTAAACATTGAAAATTCAGTTCAGAGACTGTCTGATTCCACATTGTTTCAAATTCTTTCTCCAGCTGCGCTTCAGATAAagggctttttcttttcttacactCATCAAGTAGGCACAGTACTTTCCGTTCAATTGTGGCTCTATATTTTTCACGAATagtgttaatttttttcttctctttgtgtATAGCAATGTCGGTCTCgcatttgtttttcacagagtTTTCAATTTCTCTCCTAAGACTTTTAATGCTGTTCACAAAGCCTTCTCTGTGCTTTTCCACTAGATGAACATTTCCATTCTTTTTCTTGTAATAATTAGCCAGTTTCTCCTGAATTTTGTTGTCTTGCTTTGCCAATTCGGAAGATGCCTCAGCTGTTAAACTGCCCATAAAGTCGTCGTAGTTTGAGCTGCAAAGGCTAGAAATCCTTGTCTCAGCATTTGCTAGCCAGGTATACATGTCCTTCCGGAAGTCCCATTCCCAGTTATTAAACTCAACAAAGAGATTACTGTAAGCCTCAGCCACTAGACTATTTCTGAAGCTGAAGATGAAATTCTCATATTTAACTGCTTTCCACAAACTTCCCACCCATTCCAAGAACTCTGTAATTTGTGCAGGAGGCTTTTGGTCACTGCAGCTTTTTAAGAGCTCAATCAAGCTCATCTTGAACTCATACACAGTCTCACTGTAGCCGGTGTTCACTGGTGCCATTGGAGGGTTACCATGCCACAGGCCTGGGATGTACCAGTTATTGTTCTCTGCATCATACTCCATTATATCGGTGAATTTTCTGTTGGGTCCCTTCTCCATTCTGGAAGCTGCCTGTGTCATCTCATTCAGCTGTTCTAAAAGCATTTTCCTCTCCCGCATGTTTTTGTCATGAGCAGACACGTTCCCCACATTCTGGTGCACAAACTGACAGTTTGGTTTCTTCCCCACTTCCTTCATTCTAAGAAAGGCGTGCACCATGATCTGTAGGATATCCTTCATCTCTGTGGAGTTCTCCATTGCAATGTTTATTATGGTGACATCACTCAATCCAACGACCAGTGTTGAAAGCTCATTGTCATGTTCATAGCTGTCTTCTAGTTGTGCCAACTCTGGAGATTTGAGACCTTCAGTGTCAATTACCAAGATAAAATCACAGTTTAGCTCTTCAAGATCCTCTTTGACTCTGATTAACAGCATGAAGGCTCCTCTCGTGCATCTACCACTGCTAACTGCAAACTGAACCCCAAACATTGTGTTGAGGAGGGTAGACTTCCCAGTGCATTGGACTCCCAACACTGTTACAACCAGCACCCTGCTCTTATGTTGGACTTTCTCATGGAGCTTTGTTAGAACATTGGTCACCCACCTTACAGGGATATTTGATGCATCTCCATCCACCAGCTCAAGGGGGTAGCCATCCAACAACAGATCTGCCCCCAAACTGGGAAGATGTTCAAACTGCTTACAATATTTCTTATAGTCAGTATGGTAGCATGCAGCTTCATAAAGCTGCCCCATTTCACGCATGAAATGCTCAATTCCTAAAGAGCTGTTAGATATTTGTCGATCCAGGGATGCAATTATGTCTTTGTTCTCTGACAACTTGCAACTCTTTTCTTTGTATTCTTCACAAAGACCAGAAAGCTTTTTTCATGCCTTAACATCCAAGTTCATTCTCATCCACTTTAGAAAATAGGATCGTTCTTGTTTGCTTTCAGTGGATATGGCAGAGATGAAACACTGCATTGCTTCAGACAAATCATAACTCATTTGTTGTTATCTcagtttctgtatttctttttggaGTTTATTCTTATACTTTTCAATAGGCTGGTCTCCTGCCTTCCGTAGTCTGCACTCCTCCTTTTCTATTTTAGCCAGCTCCTTCCAAAGCTTCCCTTGCAATGGCAACTGATCCTCTTTATATCGCACCACATCGTTGATGCTAGATGTGATTTCTGCAGCACTTCTCTTAGCGTTCTGACATTCAGTGCAGTCTTCATCTACAGAGATCCCCAATTCATGTGCTACAGTAGACATGTCTTCAATAGTCATTTTTTGTTGACAGTTTTCCATGATTTTATTCATAGTTAAGCGCAGTTTTGACACGAAGTCTGCATCATTGATCTGCTGTTTCTTCAATAGGATCTGATTTCTGCTTAATTTTAAATTGGATGCTAAGTCTTTCAGAGAGTTTATGTGTTTCTCTGTATTCTTTGGAAAATGTGCAACCAAAAACAGTTGGGCTTTAATATTTCCTGCAGAGGACAAGAGATTGTACTCGCTCTCTGCAATACTGTCTAAAAATATGAAGACTGCCAAGGATGTTTGACATAACTGTTTCTGAAAGGAAAGGAGATTTCCACGAAGGTTGGCAACAGCTACAGGTTCTGGAAAGATGTCCAAGTTGTTCTTTCCACAAGGAAGGTACCAACCTATTTCCACTAGACCGTTTGCAATTCTCAGTGTTTGCACATTCCATATTACAATGGATAAAGACATCATGGTACTGCTGGGGGTTGCTGAGAACCTGATTCAGAATCTGAGACTTTGATAAACTGCAGTCACCCAGCCTGACAAAAGAGATCATTGGCATGGCAGTGCTGACTATACTGTCTTCTACAAACCCTTTCGAGTCGGCTAATGAACGGGGTCTAAACTTCTTCACAATGTCTCGCGTGGCccacagcattaatgtacactGGCTGGTGCTGCAGTCGGGGAGCAAGAGAGGTACAGCAAACTGGCACATCGACATTTTTGACATCATTTCCTGCTGCAGGAAGCTATCCGAGCACAGAAAGAGTGCTGTTACGAGATCAAGTGGATTGATTGTATTACTCTCTTGATCATCATTACTATCAATAAGTTCAAGAACACTATCAGGGTCTTGCAATTTCGAGTCTgtatctgtctcagcagcactgcaCTTGGTACTCCGAGCTGTCACATTTACCATCATTAGTCTTTTCAGAAAGCACCAGGGAAGTTTTAGTGACTGAATCGGTTCATCAGTAATACTCTCTGATCCGATCTCAAGGACAGTACTCAACGTAATCCTGCCTGGGAAGCAGTTCTCCAGTCCCAGCTTGCACAGCACATCTTCTAGAGATGTTTCTGAAAGGGAAGCAGTAACAGGTATCTACTTAGCTTAAGTATTTAAGATGGCTCCCGATgcacccacatggacctctcagaactacagttcccatcatcctcctactcacatatgtaacagatgga is a genomic window of Polyodon spathula isolate WHYD16114869_AA unplaced genomic scaffold, ASM1765450v1 scaffolds_3583, whole genome shotgun sequence containing:
- the LOC121312105 gene encoding interferon-induced very large GTPase 1-like, which encodes HQTTSWFIQRICSNLDKDLVISREEELGAVLFLKNSNNKEFAQYLQDHVKDLAVALRAEFSQGCDVEKKLINLPFKPQDELFKRMFGCGKQCPFCKVPCEAGGQDHKEHHASVHRPQGLGRYRHVSNEKLTENVCTSNVFSETKFRNSDTKGEWHPYKDYRRFYPDWNIPPDPSIEASDYWKYVLTTFNEEFAKEYKAKPADVPKEWRSITKEMAKKSVSKLFNVKT